The Macadamia integrifolia cultivar HAES 741 chromosome 4, SCU_Mint_v3, whole genome shotgun sequence genome contains the following window.
TCAGATGGTTTCTCAGCACCACAATTCTGTCTATTGCACTTGGTCCTAAATGGATAATTTAGGTTATTACATTTCTCACATTTCCAGCTACCCTCAGGCATTTTTTGTTCTGCACAACAGGAGGATTGTTAGAATCGGATCAGAATGCCCAGCCAACCAGATGAATTGTCATCCAGAAAGCGACTTACTGGAATTTTTCTCAGATTTGGCAGCCtgcaccagaaaaaaaaaatttaaaagaagagtgttaaaattttaaatattgaaAGAAGTCCAGAGTCCAAATGGTCTTGAACTTCAATTTTCTGAAACAGTGAAATACTATTGAATAACAGCATCAGCTCAAGTCGAGAAAAACCAAATTATGCAGCAATGCTTATACGGATACAAAACCATGGGATTTAAGAGACCGGATGGAGGGGGGTAGGTAGTCTGAACCCTAGGTTTAGAATTCATACCCCTTCAACAGGATCtcaagaaaaccctaaaccagaaatTGGGGCAACAATAAAGTCAAAGTCAACCTTTTCCAATGGAGGCCAGATTCTGACTAATAGTAATAGACAGAATAGATAAACCCCAGAATACAGCAATATTTCGACAGTCAGATTGAGCACAGTCAAAACAGTGAAATctgaaacccaaaaaccaaaatttgggAGATTCTTGTATCAGCAGATCTGATCAGCTTGAGACATTGGTTGAAGGTCACTATTGGAGGGCGCCCTTCAATGCCCCGAAGTGTGGACGGAATCTGCTGGTTAGATTCCTCTCAACAGCAGATATCGATCTCAGCCAAATAGGCCTAAAACAGGGCTGCCGCGAACCTCACTTGCTGTGTATTAAATCTCAGTACTAACAGCATGTAAATAGCAATAACTGTAGACGATGATCCCACCCAAACTTGGATTAAAATAAATTCCAGCAAGCACACAACAGTTGACAACAGCCCTTACTTGAAGTAAACAGAGTACAGAGAAAAAGGATATGACCTTTGATTCCCCACCAACAGACCTCAATCAGAACCTATCTAATCCTAGATTTCTCACTCTTCACTGAGTCTCTCAGCAGCTTTCTTTCTCAGCAGCAAAAGGCAATAGCCAATTCTTCATTCATCAATTCGTTCGATGGCAAATAGCCTAACAATAATCTTATTTAAAATAGAAGACTCCTCCCTTGGTAAGAACTCGTCTAACCAATTTACATAGTCAATAGGACATTTGAAACAAAGAACACTTAAAAGGAAAGCCCCTACACCATGTAAAAGGTCTTTAACTaaaataaaacaacttaaaCTAACCTGATAGAGTAAATCCAGTTTTCCTACCTCCTACCCATTATTTAGGCCCATTAGAGTGGATAATTACAATGAAACTcattggaccaaaggcccaacacataatATAGTgcaacccaaagcttatttttaataaaatatggCATTTTAtatgatttatctgcatcaccaGAAAATACACAAACTGTAGTGGTTCATACCTGGGATCCTGGCTTCAGGGTGCTGCACTTCCTCATATTGCAAACTGTTCTAAATGAGAAGTTCACATTTCCACAATTGGGACAGGTCCAGTCATTATCATGTGTTGCCTCTACCAGGATAAAGGAGGCACTTGTTAttaacacacacaaacacaagtAATCTAATGTAAAATAATGTCAGAATTAACAAACAGAGAGATAATGCCCTACCTGCAGGCTTTTTATGAGGATTTTCACCTGGAAAAACTCCTGGTCTTGCCCCCTATCCAAATTTTCAACCATCCACACACTTAAGATGAGAAACCTGGCTGTAAATTATGCATGCAATGCTTCTGAACAGAAGAACAAGCCCAAGCTTTTACATGAATTTTCTACTACTACAAGAATCAGTGTGCTGTgttgtgagtgtgtgtgtgtgtgtgtgaccaACCAGCACTCGGAGGGCATTTGATACATACCATAGGAGCATGGCCCATGGGCAAACCCAGGCCATAGCGGTCCATCAGAGGGGGCATACCGTACATCCCTCCTGAAGCAAGAGTACTCAAAATATTATAATATGTTAAGAAAATAGATATAActgacaaaaaatgaaaaacaataaATGTATCTTTCACCATGAAAAGGGGGGAACACTAACCAGTTCCTAGCATAGATCCACTTGAATATGGAGAGGGTCCAGACAAATGCAGTGGTCCATAAGGGCTTCCTGATGAAAGGCGGCTCCCATAATCATAAGGATATCCTGACCCCCCGGAGAATGGAAGATCATATGGAGGAAGAGATGTTCCATTAAAGAGTGAAGAACCATATGGTGGAACAGCCAGATACAATGAAGAGGGTGCACCGGAACCTAGATAGGGAGCTGATGAAGAGTAAATCTGAGGGGCTTGAACAGGCTTTGTGGCAGATTTCTGGAAAGAGGGCAAAGGTTAGTTTAAACTTGCAACCAAAGCCCTTCTTTAATTATAACTTGTGTGgtagcaaaaaaaatttctggaCTTCTGAACATTAAAAATAAGTGAAGGAAAACACATGGCAGAACCAACagctcatgtcatcatgaaaaatagaagaaaaccatcCGCATTGAATCTCAAAATGAAAGGTTAAGAAAATATCTACATATATGAAGTGTCTATTGGGTATAAGATAAGGCAAAATGGGGTTTCTCTCTAATAGAGTTATTAAAACTAGATGAATCATCAGCCCATTTGGGGACATTGCAGAGGGTTGAGTCAGACAACCCTTCCAACATATCTTATGTATAGTAACATGGCATATCCATACCatatgttttccattttcttccttATCGTGATTAGTACTAGAGTACAATTTTGACGAGTGACTACATGTTCAAGTGTACATAATAAtaactaaataataataatgcaagCAAGGGGCATGATGTAGATAAATCACTTAAAGGGTTTATATTATTGGAAATAagtcttgggttgggttatgtttgTGTTGGGCCCATTGTTGTCAAGGCGCCGCCAATGCTGCAGTAAGTaatacttaagatattattcataaataagcaaatacctccttatttgaatccaataaaaatagtttaaaaatcaaattccaaaaggataagaAGTCAACACCCCAGTTGAAGAACAAAATCTGGATTTCTGGTTGTAGGGGtgactttcaactttcaaatgctgaggtttttctcatatgaaaattttataaatcttatcatggtaaaacattgctaaaaaccaataGTCTggtaaaaatcaacattaagccacaccaagtcataaaaaatcgacattaaatcatatcaaatcataaaaaatcaacatttcgagaaatgctcttattctataacaagtttgacttaaaaaatgattttatttttacataagacTTTTTAACCAGGGTTTTtctcatttgaaaattttataaatcttatcatggtaaaacattgctaaaaatcaacagtctagtaaaataattttttgttttgatgtccataaaattattttcaatcaggagattttaacagcattcacaaACTTTAAAATGagtttgaccagaacataactttgtcattacaactcagattaaAGTGATTTTAGACTCGTTGAAGAGctggttttgtgttatacctaatacaaagtCTTATGTGAAAATAAAATCAGTTTAACAGTCAAGCTCGTTATAGAATAAGAACATTTCTcgaaatgttgattttttatgacttaatattgattttttttatgatttgatatgacttaatgttgattttttatgacttggtgtggcttaatgttgattttttattatataaggtatatgtaacatacttaataatattaaaaaaaatgaaaaataaaaaataacacttggtcgccttgttcgtcTTAACACTAGCACTTAGGCAACCCTCTAACACCTTGGTTTGCCGTGGCACCGTGCCAACTATGgccctttgatcccatgagttttatttgtaataggccactttaatgagcctacAATATGGGTAAAAAGTAGGAAATGATACTTAATTCATTTTCTATCTATTTaaagtttatttatttgttatttcagtttcctaatcAGTTTAGGTTCCTCAATTAGTTAagaattgggttaggcctttccctTTTAGTGTTTAAATCTGTTTTGAGTCATCTATATAaatttgtaaggggctacaaaaTGGTACACGCAAGGATTATAGTATGTGTATCAatcggttaaatttaagatacgtattggagggtattgtatcgtatcggagatatgccaagatatgctaaagatcaaggattaaagtactAGTATTGATCGCCGATgagttggctaaatttaagatacgtatcggatggtatcgtattgtatcagagatactttaaaccatgcgtACAcaaatttatgaatgaaattgtAACTTTGTGCTCCCAAAATTTAGAGGATTTCTTCAACAATTGATAAAGCTATGGAAGAGAGGCCCAGGTTGAGATAGccatcccacccacatctatggCATCTcaattcttcatctttcttttttattctttcgtCATGTACCTCATCCAACAAGAAGTATTgctcttcaagttttctttgaatttcttgAAGTCTTCTAGAAGATTAGATGTCACACTTTTTTGGAAATTCACCCATATGATTGAACTCAAATTTTGACCAGGCattcaagaaccctaatttgGATAGCGATTCAAATTTGGGCcctttttgatgacttgatcttgaaatatttacaaaataCCAATTCTGCCCTTCCCTTCTCAAGATCTGGAAAAAGTTACTTTTTGTGTTCACATAGTTACTTTTTTACCTCCATTTGTTGATTCAAGTTAACTCTTGAAATCAGAGACTGTTTGTGATTTATTAACTACTTTCTAGACCCTAATTTTGGGCTGGAAATTGctgtattgttttgtttttcctccatTGTTGCTGTCTTATTTCACTCCTAgtcttcattatttgcatctaaATTATCCTCTGAGACTAGATCCTTGTCAACTGGCTACTATTTTGGTTCAGATATAGTACTACATCAGAGCAACATGGACATGCTTATACAGGAGCATCCAGTAGTAGAACCACTGATTCAACAGAGTTTTCTTATTGGCAGTATACAAACTCTTATTGAGCGATTTTGGTTTCCTTGCAGTTGGTAATTAATGGcaaatatgaaatttcattATAGTTTCAAGCcggaaaaacaaaaagatgaaaaagCACAAGCCCCGAATACATATTCACAAAAAAGAGGGCCGCGTACAGCAAGGACCTTGTCATGATCATGAGATGAAGCTCATTCTGATTAACCAAAAtatggaattatatatatatatatatatatacacacatataCAAGACTTACTAAGTTGTGATCAACCGGCCTGGACTGGGTACAGTTACCCCTATTACATGTTGTCCTAAAAGAGAAATTGACATTGCCACAACTTGGACACGTCCAATCATCTTCCCGGCGGCTACCTACAAAT
Protein-coding sequences here:
- the LOC122076854 gene encoding ranBP2-type zinc finger protein At1g67325 isoform X2, translated to MSQVDNRNSSAAKRARTDGSRREDDWTCPSCGNVNFSFRTTCNRGNCTQSRPVDHNLKSATKPVQAPQIYSSSAPYLGSGAPSSLYLAVPPYGSSLFNGTSLPPYDLPFSGGSGYPYDYGSRLSSGSPYGPLHLSGPSPYSSGSMLGTGGMYGMPPLMDRYGLGLPMGHAPMGARPGVFPGENPHKKPAEATHDNDWTCPNCGNVNFSFRTVCNMRKCSTLKPGSQAAKSEKNSKQKMPEGSWKCEKCNNLNYPFRTKCNRQNCGAEKPSETNKSPAPTSEEEEQ
- the LOC122076854 gene encoding ranBP2-type zinc finger protein At1g67325 isoform X1, translated to MSQVDNRNSSAAKRARTDGSRREDDWTCPSCGNVNFSFRTTCNRGNCTQSRPVDHNLKSATKPVQAPQIYSSSAPYLGSGAPSSLYLAVPPYGSSLFNGTSLPPYDLPFSGGSGYPYDYGSRLSSGSPYGPLHLSGPSPYSSGSMLGTGGMYGMPPLMDRYGLGLPMGHAPMGARPGVFPGENPHKKPAEATHDNDWTCPNCGNVNFSFRTVCNMRKCSTLKPGSQAAKSEKNSKQKMPEGSWKCEKCNNLNYPFRTKCNRQNCGAEKPSETNKSPAPTSEEEEQVRRWLVT